One genomic segment of Musa acuminata AAA Group cultivar baxijiao chromosome BXJ3-3, Cavendish_Baxijiao_AAA, whole genome shotgun sequence includes these proteins:
- the LOC135633744 gene encoding metal tolerance protein C4-like isoform X1 has protein sequence MRTPRTVVVTLRRLGDHLSPAIRRSPPFPPFPSAADGSILAPLVSYASSLPHASSRDEDRSQEVAPARLDLLVFRSSSSARPPRIDSSAALTSFVRNYSLRVAKVKRAPFDDEHSQRAVTTALWCNFLVFSLKFGVWLSTSSHVMLAEVVHSVADFTNQALLAYGLNSSRRAPDALHPYGYSKERFVWSLISAVGIFCLGSGATVVHGFQNLWNSHPPENIHYAALVIGGSFLIEGASLLVAINAVKKGAAAEGMKVWDYIWRGHDPTSVAVMTEDGAAVTGLAIAAASLVAVNTTGNAIYDPIGSIIVGNLLGMVAIFLIQRNRHALIGRAIDDHDMEKVLKFLKSDPVVDALYDCKSEVIGPGFFRFKAEIDFNGVVLVQNYLERTGREEWAKQFREAAKSEDNTALLNVMASYGEDVVEALGSEVDRLESEIQKIVPGIRHVDIEAHNPEGLSLYHHFRHDRLKSS, from the exons ATGCGTACGCCCCGTACGGTGGTGGTGACGCTCCGCCGCCTTGGCGACCACCTCTCCCCCGCtatccgccgctcgccgcccttTCCTCCCTTCCCCTCCGCCGCTGACGGCTCCATCCTCGCCCCACTGGTATCCTACGCCTCTTCTCTCCCGCACGCGAGCTCCCGAGACGAAGACCGATCCCAGGAGGTCGCACCCGCTCGTCTCGATCTCCTCGTCTTTAGGTCGTCTTCTTCGGCGAGGCCTCCTCGAATCGACTCGTCTGCTGCCTTGACTTCGTTCGTTCGCA ATTATTCCCTTAGGGTTGCAAAGGTTAAAAGGGCACCTTTTGATGATGAACACAG CCAACGTGCAGTTACCACTGCACTGTGGTGCAACTTTCTTGTCTTCTCTCTCAAGTTTGGTGTGTGGCTTTCAACTTCTAGCCATGTTATGTTAGCTGAGGTTGTACACTCAGTTGCAGACTTCACGAACCAG GCCCTTCTTGCATATGGTTTGAACAGCTCAAGGCGTGCTCCAGATGCTCTGCACCC TTATGGATATTCGAAGGAAAGATTTGTTTGGTCTTTAATATCTGCTGTTGGCATCTTTTGCCTGGGTTCTGGTGCCACAGTTGTGCACGGATTTCAGAACTTGTGGAACTCTCAT CCTCCTGAAAATATCCATTATGCTGCTTTAGTGATTGGTGGATCCTTTCTCATTGAAG GTGCTTCACTGCTTGTTGCTATTAATGCTGTGAAGAAAGGTGCAGCTGCAGAAGGAATGAAAGTGTGGGACTATATATGGCGTGGCCATGATCCAACATCCGTTGCTGTTATGACAGAG GATGGTGCTGCAGTGACTGGTCTTGCAATTGCTGCAGCGTCATTGGTGGCTGTCAATACAACCGGAAATGCAATATACGACCCAATTGGTTCTATCATAGTTGGTAATCTGCTTGGAATG GTTGCTATATTTCTCATTCAGAGGAACAGGCATGCATTGATTGGCAGGGCAATTGATGACCATGACATGGAAAAAGTACTCAAGTTTTTAAAATCTGATCCG GTTGTAGATGCCTTGTACGATTGCAAGAGTGAGGTCATTGGCCCTGGATTTTTCAGATTCAAAGCAGAAATAG ATTTCAATGGGGTTGTATTGGTGCAAAATTATTTGGAAAGAACTGGACGTGAAGAATGGGCAAAACAA TTTCGGGAGGCCGCAAAGTCTGAAGACAATACAGCACTGCTAAATGTCATGGCTAGTTATG GTGAGGATGTCGTAGAAGCTCTGGGCAGCGAGGTGGACAGGCTCGAATCAGAGATTCAGAAGATTGTTCCTGGGATCAGGCATGTCGACATCGAGGCACACAATCCCGAGGGGCTCTCACTGTACCACCACTTCAGGCATGATCGACTCAAGAGCTCATAA
- the LOC135633744 gene encoding metal tolerance protein C4-like isoform X2 produces MRTPRTVVVTLRRLGDHLSPAIRRSPPFPPFPSAADGSILAPLVSYASSLPHASSRDEDRSQEVAPARLDLLVFRSSSSARPPRIDSSAALTSFVRNYSLRVAKVKRAPFDDEHSQRAVTTALWCNFLVFSLKFGVWLSTSSHVMLAEVVHSVADFTNQALLAYGLNSSRRAPDALHPYGYSKERFVWSLISAVGIFCLGSGATVVHGFQNLWNSHPPENIHYAALVIGGSFLIEGASLLVAINAVKKGAAAEGMKVWDYIWRGHDPTSVAVMTEDGAAVTGLAIAAASLVAVNTTGNAIYDPIGSIIVGNLLGMVAIFLIQRNRHALIGRAIDDHDMEKVLKFLKSDPVVDALYDCKSEVIGPGFFRFKAEIDFNGVVLVQNYLERTGREEWAKQVRMS; encoded by the exons ATGCGTACGCCCCGTACGGTGGTGGTGACGCTCCGCCGCCTTGGCGACCACCTCTCCCCCGCtatccgccgctcgccgcccttTCCTCCCTTCCCCTCCGCCGCTGACGGCTCCATCCTCGCCCCACTGGTATCCTACGCCTCTTCTCTCCCGCACGCGAGCTCCCGAGACGAAGACCGATCCCAGGAGGTCGCACCCGCTCGTCTCGATCTCCTCGTCTTTAGGTCGTCTTCTTCGGCGAGGCCTCCTCGAATCGACTCGTCTGCTGCCTTGACTTCGTTCGTTCGCA ATTATTCCCTTAGGGTTGCAAAGGTTAAAAGGGCACCTTTTGATGATGAACACAG CCAACGTGCAGTTACCACTGCACTGTGGTGCAACTTTCTTGTCTTCTCTCTCAAGTTTGGTGTGTGGCTTTCAACTTCTAGCCATGTTATGTTAGCTGAGGTTGTACACTCAGTTGCAGACTTCACGAACCAG GCCCTTCTTGCATATGGTTTGAACAGCTCAAGGCGTGCTCCAGATGCTCTGCACCC TTATGGATATTCGAAGGAAAGATTTGTTTGGTCTTTAATATCTGCTGTTGGCATCTTTTGCCTGGGTTCTGGTGCCACAGTTGTGCACGGATTTCAGAACTTGTGGAACTCTCAT CCTCCTGAAAATATCCATTATGCTGCTTTAGTGATTGGTGGATCCTTTCTCATTGAAG GTGCTTCACTGCTTGTTGCTATTAATGCTGTGAAGAAAGGTGCAGCTGCAGAAGGAATGAAAGTGTGGGACTATATATGGCGTGGCCATGATCCAACATCCGTTGCTGTTATGACAGAG GATGGTGCTGCAGTGACTGGTCTTGCAATTGCTGCAGCGTCATTGGTGGCTGTCAATACAACCGGAAATGCAATATACGACCCAATTGGTTCTATCATAGTTGGTAATCTGCTTGGAATG GTTGCTATATTTCTCATTCAGAGGAACAGGCATGCATTGATTGGCAGGGCAATTGATGACCATGACATGGAAAAAGTACTCAAGTTTTTAAAATCTGATCCG GTTGTAGATGCCTTGTACGATTGCAAGAGTGAGGTCATTGGCCCTGGATTTTTCAGATTCAAAGCAGAAATAG ATTTCAATGGGGTTGTATTGGTGCAAAATTATTTGGAAAGAACTGGACGTGAAGAATGGGCAAAACAA GTGAGGATGTCGTAG
- the LOC135633745 gene encoding protein OXIDATIVE STRESS 3 LIKE 4-like, whose translation MSSLVLPSVGLKDHVSLPLRLHGEGQEEGKEVEAARKRNGFCLEGRVEAEESSESSSIGAASSSSEKDEKEEEEEEEAVESKRKDGAFGSLDPLEDSLPIKRGLSNFFSGKSKSFASLSDAAMASAGELVKPENPFNKRRRLLMASKMRRASYTSLVRPPLPPLLPSAHTVEEEADDDDDDKEQQQEDDDTNKNKRHGTDITNTNKNKNKKQGAAFRSPRSFSLSDLQQL comes from the exons atgtcGTCTCTGGTGCTGCCCAGCGTGGGGCTGAAGGACCATGTCAGCCTGCCGCTGCGTCTCCACGGAGAGGGGCAGGAGGAGGGGAAGGAGGTGGAGGCGGCGAGGAAGAGGAATGGGTTCTGTTTGGAGGGCAGAGTAGAGGCGGAGGAGTCGTCGGAGAGCTCCTCGATCGGCGCTGCCTCGTCGTCCTCGGAGAAGgacgagaaggaggaggaggaggaggaggaggcggtggagaGCAAGAGGAAAGATGGGGCTTTTGGGTCTTTGGATCCCTTGGAAGACTCCCTTCCCATCAa GCGAGGCTTGTCCAACTTCTTCTCGGGGAAGTCCAAGTCGTTCGCGAGCCTGTCGGACGCGGCCATGGCGAGCGCGGGGGAGCTGGTGAAGCCCGAGAACCCCTTCAACAAGCGCAGGAGGCTGCTCATGGCGAGCAAGATGCGGCGGGCCTCCTACACCTCCCTCGTCCGCCCTCCGCTGCCGCCGCTCCTCCCCTCCGCCCACACGGTGGAGGAGGAagcagacgacgacgacgacgacaaggaACAACAACAAGAAGACGACGACACCAACAAGAACAAACGCCATGGCACTGACATCACCAACAccaacaagaacaagaacaagaagcaGGGTGCTGCTTTCAGATCTCCAAGATCCTTCTCCCTTTCTGATCTCCAGCAACTGTAG
- the LOC135633903 gene encoding exocyst complex component EXO70A1-like: MSFFFSISPGGERGISSLVAARRSLQASLEKSRTLGAALARAGPRLDEILQRLPSLEAAVRPIRADRDALAAVGGHIDRAVGPAAAVLKVFDAVHGLERSLLSDPRADLSGYLSVLKRLEEALRFLSDNCGLAVQWLDDIVEYLDDHALADSRFIEALKTSLASLKLSPYPLDGGLLAAALDKLESEFRRLLAEHTVPLPMPSDTVDAPTIAPSPIPVPVINKLRAILLRITANSRLDRCISIYVDVRGSNIRASLGSLDLEYLEITPAEFNDVQSIEGYVEKWSRHLEFAVKHLFEAELKVCIEVFERCGPRDVALSCFAEIAAQAGILAFLRFGKTVTETRKDPIKLLKLLDIFATLNRLRLDFNRLFGGKACVEIQNQTRDLIKRLIDGACEIFWELLHQVELQRQMPPPSQGSVPRLVSFVTDYCNKLLSEEYQPVLTQVLIIHRSWKQEKFRERLLTDAILDIFKALETNFETWSKSYGDTILSYLFAMNTHWHFYKNLKGTKLGKLIGEAKLKEHEQYKDYYAAIFLRESWGKLPSLLSREGLILFSGGRGKARDLVKQRLKAFNASFDEMYQKQSNWVISDKELREKICQWIVQTIVPTYRSYMQNYGPLVEQDASASKYAKYTAQSLEKMLGSLFQHKPGRTMSLNIRHSNGKLNSVMTNLSRSASTVS; the protein is encoded by the exons ATGtctttcttcttctccatctCTCCTG GGGGAGAACGGGGGATCTCGAGTCTGGTGGCGGCGCGGCGGTCGCTGCAGGCGAGCCTGGAGAAGTCGCGGACGCTGGGCGCCGCCCTCGCCCGCGCTGGGCCCCGCCTGGACGAGATCCTGCAGCGGCTTCCCTCCCTGGAGGCCGCCGTCCGCCCGATCCGCGCCGACCGTGACGCCCTCGCGGCCGTCGGTGGGCACATCGACCGCGCCGTTGGTCCCGCCGCTGCTGTTCTCAAGGTCTTTGATGCGGTTCACGGACTCGAGCGCTCCCTCCTCTCCGACCCCCGCGCCGACCTCTCCGGCTACCTCTCCGTCCTCAAGCGCCTCGAGGAGGCCCTTCGTTTCCTCTCCGACAACTGCGGCCTCGCGGTGCAGTGGCTCGACGACATTGTGGAGTACCTCGACGATCACGCCCTCGCCGACTCGCGCTTCATCGAGGCCCTCAAGACCTCCCTCGCCTCTCTCAAGCTGTCCCCTTACCCGCTCGACGGCGGCCTTCTAGCGGCCGCCCTCGACAAGCTCGAGTCCGAGTTCCGCCGCCTCCTGGCTGAGCACACCGTACCCCTTCCGATGCCCTCGGACACCGTGGACGCTCCCACCATCGCCCCTTCCCCTATCCCGGTGCCCGTCATCAACAAGCTCCGCGCCATCCTCTTGAGGATAACGGCAAACAGTCGGCTCGATCGCTGCATCTCGATCTATGTCGATGTGCGAGGGTCCAATATCCGCGCCAGCCTCGGCTCGCTCGACCTCGAGTACCTCGAGATCACGCCCGCCGAGTTCAATGACGTGCAGAGCATTGAAGGATACGTCGAGAAGTGGAGCCGCCACCTTGAATTTGCCGTCAAGCACCTCTTCGAGGCCGAGCTCAAGGTCTGCATCGAGGTGTTCGAGCGCTGCGGGCCACGAGATGTAGCCTTGTCGTGCTTCGCAGAAATCGCCGCACAGGCTGGAATCCTCGCATTCCTCCGGTTCGGGAAGACTGTCACCGAGACGAGGAAGGATCCCATCAAACTCCTCAAGCTTCTTGACATCTTTGCGACGCTGAACAGATTAAGGTTGGACTTCAACCGGCTTTTTGGAGGAAAAGCTTGCGTTGAGATCCAAAATCAAACCAGGGATCTTATCAAGAGATTGATTGATGGGGCGTGTGAGATCTTTTGGGAGCTTTTGCATCAAGTGGAACTACAAAGACAGATGCCACCTCCCTCGCAAGGATCTGTGCCGAGGTTGGTGAGCTTTGTCACCGACTATTGCAATAAGCTTCTCAGTGAGGAATACCAGCCGGTTCTTACTCAAGTCTTGATCATACATCGGAGCTGGAAGCAGGAGAAGTTTCGAGAGAGGCTCCTAACTGATGCAATTTTGGACATTTTTAAAGCCCTCGAGACGAATTTTGAGACTTGGTCCAAGAGCTATGGGGACACAATCCTCTCCTACCTATTTGCTATGAACACGCATTGGCATTTCTACAAGAATTTGAAGGGGACAAAGCTTGGGAAGCTGATAGGTGAGGCAAAGTTGAAAGAGCATGAGCAGTACAAGGATTATTATGCAGCAATTTTCTTGAGGGAAAGTTGGGGAAAGCTTCCATCTCTGTTGAGTAGGGAGGGGTTGATATTGTTCTCTGGTGGTAGGGGCAAGGCTCGAGATCTGGTGAAGCAGCGGCTGAAAGCATTCAATGCATCCTTCGATGAGATGTATCAGAAGCAGTCAAATTGGGTTATTTCAGACAAGGAACTGAGGGAGAAGATATGTCAGTGGATAGTGCAGACCATTGTTCCTACTTATCGGAGCTATATGCAGAACTATGGGCCTCTGGTGGAGCAAGATGCAAGTGCAAGCAAATACGCAAAGTACACTGCCCAAAGCTTGGAGAAGATGCTTGGTTCTCTTTTCCAGCATAAACCCGGAAGAACGATGAGTCTTAACATCAGGCACTCAAACGGAAAGTTGAATAGTGTAATGACCAACCTGTCACGCTCTGCCTCAACTGTGAGCTGA
- the LOC103977319 gene encoding putative pentatricopeptide repeat-containing protein At1g56570 has product MCHAALLKASAFALKHCVPSFAARPLSSNPIAEPKAFLIPSTDRWNSMIRAHVNSGHFHTALSLFSAMREGGARPDHYTFPLVNRAASSLANRIDVGEAIHCLAVKAGFAGDVYFCNTMMEAYVRNGGVGMARRVFDEMCMRDVVSWTSLISGHARVGDFDEAFDLLHRMRAEGLQPSPVTLAVLLRACCAAEDVAGGCQLHGFVIKMGFGGHELVQNSILTMFSKLSCLEVAQKLFDDIQNRSVASWNILVSMYSSMGDVSGAIDSYEKMKMEWSPSSETLTSLLSALAKSEDLRLGKWAHCHAVKAGQIDAILHASLVDFYAKCGELEFAVQLYEEAQTKSSTLWCIMLWGFLQNGEFLETVHLFQRMQEAGFMPGKDALRVLVMACSHLGVLMWGKGIHGYLIRNNTLEAGGSDDTALGTSVLNMYAKCGSIDLARRCFDRIAEKDIVAWTSMVEGYAVHGLGMEALDLFYRMKEEGVRPNSVTFLSLLSACSHSGLVREGCELFDCMITRYCIRPEISHYTCLVDLLGRSGRLGEALDVITGMIAEPDGRIWGALLASCRTHSDSVLGKYAAKKVFDLEPDNMGYQVVLSNIFAGDERWEETERTRKLMHREEVRKKPGWSCVQVKGMSDVFVAGDKSHPQVGKIYEVLGCLARQSEESRDC; this is encoded by the coding sequence ATGTGCCACGCGGCGCTCCTAAAGGCCTCGGCTTTCGCTCTCAAGCACTGCGTCCCTTCGTTTGCTGCCCGACCTCTATCCAGCAATCCCATCGCGGAGCCGAAGGCCTTCCTGATACCAAGTACGGATCGATGGAATTCGATGATAAGAGCCCATGTCAATTCCGGCCACTTCCACACCGCCCTCTCCCTCTTCTCCGCCATGCGAGAAGGCGGCGCTCGGCCGGATCACTACACGTTTCCCCTCGTGAACCGCGCGGCTTCGTCTCTTGCAAATCGGATCGACGTCGGAGAAGCGATCCACTGTCTTGCAGTCAAAGCCGGCTTCGCCGGCGATGTCTACTTCTGCAACACGATGATGGAGGCGTACGTCAGAAATGGCGGAGTCGGCATGGCGCGTCGGGTGTTCGATGAAATGTGTATGAGGGATGTGGTATCTTGGACATCCTTGATATCCGGCCACGCTCGCGTAGGTGACTTTGATGAGGCCTTCGACTTGCTGCATCGAATGCGAGCGGAGGGCTTGCAGCCCAGCCCAGTTACACTGGCGGTCCTACTGCGAGCGTGCTGCGCCGCGGAAGACGTCGCAGGAGGGTGCCAATTGCACGGGTTCGTGATCAAGATGGGCTTCGGAGGCCATGAATTGGTTCAAAATTCGATCTTGACCATGTTCAGCAAATTGTCTTGCTTGGAGGTGGCGCAGAAGCTCTTCGACGACATCCAGAACAGGAGCGTTGCCTCATGGAACATCCTCGTATCGATGTACTCTTCTATGGGAGATGTTTCCGGAGCCATAGATAGTTACGAGAAGATGAAGATGGAGTGGAGTCCCAGCAGCGAGACACTGACATCGCTCCTCTCCGCATTGGCGAAGTCCGAGGATCTTCGACTGGGCAAATGGGCACACTGTCATGCAGTAAAAGCTGGGCAGATAGATGCAATTCTGCATGCTTCTCTCGTAGATTTCTATGCTAAATGCGGAGAACTCGAATTTGCAGTCCAGTTATACGAAGAAGCTCAAACAAAGAGCAGCACTTTATGGTGCATCATGTTGTGGGGATTTCTTCAGAATGGAGAATTCCTGGAAACAGTTCACTTGTTTCAAAGGATGCAAGAAGCTGGATTTATGCCCGGTAAGGATGCTCTAAGGGTTTTGGTCATGGCATGCTCGCATTTGGGTGTTTTGATGTGGGGTAAAGGAATTCATGGGTACTTGATAAGGAACAACACCCTGGAAGCTGGTGGCTCAGATGATACAGCACTCGGAACCTCTGTTCTCAACATGTATGCAAAGTGTGGGAGCATCGACTTAGCACGAAGGTGTTTCGATAGAATAGCGGAGAAAGATATCGTAGCATGGACCTCGATGGTGGAAGGATACGCTGTCCATGGACTTGGCATGGAAGCTTTGGACTTGTTCTACCGGATGAAGGAGGAAGGTGTTAGACCAAACAGTGTCACCTTTCTGAGCTTGTTGTCTGCTTGTAGTCACTCAGGACTTGTGAGAGAAGGCTGTGAGTTGTTCGACTGCATGATCACAAGATATTGTATCCGACCTGAGATAAGCCACTACACATGCTTGGTAGACTTGCTTGGTCGGTCCGGGAGACTTGGTGAGGCTCTTGATGTGATCACCGGTATGATCGCTGAGCCTGATGGTCGAATCTGGGGTGCTCTGCTTGCGTCTTGTAGGACTCATTCCGATAGTGTTCTTGGAAAATATGCAGCCAAGAAGGTTTTTGATTTGGAACCAGATAATATGGGCTATCAAGTTGTGTTGAGCAATATTTTTGCTGGTGACGAGAGGTGGGAAGAAACTGAAAGAACTAGGAAGTTGATGCACAGAGAAGAGGTAAGAAAGAAACCAGGTTGGAGCTGTGTTCAGGTGAAGGGGATGTCCGATGTGTTTGTTGCAGGGGACAAATCACACCCTCAAGTAGGTAAAATTTATGAGGTTTTGGGGTGTTTGGCAAGGCAGAGTGAAGAAAGCAGAGATTGTTAA
- the LOC135632992 gene encoding probable WRKY transcription factor 11, with the protein MAVDLLGYAKMDEQMAIQEAATAGLRSMEHLLSHLSHHHQQSPQLDCREITDLTVSKFKKVISILDRTGHARFRRGPSPAPAVEPAPRAVALAPAKPPQPPIPPPPRSMTLDFTKPIAAPSLVEASGSQFTAEGFSISTSMTSASVTGDGSISNGKIGSASLLLHPAAVSTGKPPLSSSLKKRCHEHAHSEHLTEKHAIPGGRCHCSKRRKSRVKRTIRVPAISPKMADIPPDEYSWRKYGQKPIKGSPYPRGYYKCSILRWCPARKHVERALDDPTMLIVTYEGEHCHGRGTAAQPETADAPVAAV; encoded by the exons ATGGCCGTTGATCTGTTGGGGTACGCGAAGATGGACGAGCAGATGGCGATCCAGGAGGCGGCGACGGCGGGGCTCCGGTCCATGGAGCACCTTCTCTCCCATCTCTCCCACCATCACCAGCAGTCGCCGCAGCTCGACTGCCGCGAGATCACTGATCTCACCGTCTCCAAGTTCAAGAAGGTCATCTCTATCCTCGACCGCACCGGCCACGCCCGATTCCGTCGCGGCCCGAGCCCCGCCCCGGCAGTGGAGCCAGCGCCGCGGGCCGTCGCCCTCGCCCCGGCCAAGCCGCCTCAGCCCCCGATCCCTCCGCCTCCGCGGAGCATGACCCTGGACTTCACGAAGCCGATCGCTGCACCGTCCCTCGTCGAGGCCTCCGGCAGCCAGTTCACGGCGGAGGGCTTCAGCATCTCGACGTCCATGACGTCAGCTTCCGTCACCGGCGACGGCAGCATCTCCAACGGCAAGATCGGATCCgcttccctcctcctccacccCGCCGCCGTCTCCACCGGCAAGCCGcctctctcctcctccctcaAGAAAAGGTGCCACGAGCACGCCCACTCCGAGCACCTTACCGAAAAGCATGCCATCCCCGGCGGCCGATGCCACTGCTCCAAGCGAAG GAAATCGCGGGTGAAGAGAACGATACGCGTGCCGGCGATCAGCCCGAAGATGGCCGATATCCCACCCGACGAGTACTCGTGGCGGAAGTACGGGCAGAAGCCAATCAAGGGCTCCCCTTACCCGAG GGGCTACTACAAGTGCAGCATCCTCAGGTGGTGCCCGGCGCGGAAGCACGTGGAGCGGGCGCTCGATGACCCGACGATGCTGATCGTGACGTACGAGGGCGAGCACTGCCACGGCCGCGGCACCGCTGCGCAGCCCGAGACCGCCGATGCTCCCGTTGCGGCCGTCTGA